In one window of Pseudochaenichthys georgianus chromosome 5, fPseGeo1.2, whole genome shotgun sequence DNA:
- the tmem51b gene encoding transmembrane protein 51b has translation MCSSRGLCGDDNRPNRASSSEGSGSGAHYALCALGVGLIALGIVMIVWTVIPRDGEDIPNSAGNSTGNPTTIDPEEEDKDAKSSTVAMVLVGVGAAMLLLSIFLGVRNKRRRGNASSQAVATGVPLMIDVPGQAADPTTFNVPSYEEVVGSDDYPVRHSNLRSSTSQLPSYEDILAAVENEGRQTTDNPTEDAPPNDAATALAEAPADPPSDPPGLTSNPSLPTRSTSRASRLLRPLRVRRIKSDKLHLKHFRLQIRTPTQNPVTIEPITPPPQYDNKVPELE, from the exons ATGTGTTCGAGTCGAGGTTTATGCGGTGACGACAACCGTCCCAACAGAGCCTCCAGCTCAGAGGGCTCCGGCTCAGGGGCCCACTATGCCCTGTGTGCCCTGGGAGTGGGACTCATCGCCCTGGGCATTGTCATGATCGTGTGGACCGTGATACCCAGGGACGGAGAGGACATCCCCAACTCGGCCGGCAACTCCACCGGTAACCCTACCACCATTGATCCGGAAGAAGAGGACAAAGATGCAAAATCCTCTACAGTGGCTATGGTGTTGGTTGGAGTTGGTGCCGCCATGTTGCTTTTATCCATTTTCCTTGGCGTGAGGAACAAGCGGAGGCGAGGCAACGCAAGCAGCCAGGCAGTGGCAACAGGAGTCCCCCTCATGATCGATGTGCCCGGGCA AGCTGCAGACCCAACTACATTCAACGTGCCAAGCTACGAGGAGGTTGTTGGCAGCGATGACTACCCCGTCCGCCACAGCAATCTTCGCAGCAGCACTTCCCAGCTGCCGTCCTACGAGGACATCCTAGCTGCTGTGGAAAACGAGGGTAGACAGACCACTGACAACCCCACTGAAGACGCTCCTCCGAATGATGCCGCAACAGCTCTGGCTGAAGCTCCAGCTGACcccccctctgacccccctggcCTCACTTCAAACCCCAGCCTGCCCACCCGCAGCACCAGCCGGGCCAGCCGTCTACTGCGGCCCCTCCGGGTGAGGAGGATCAAGTCAGATAAACTGCACCTGAAGCACTTCCGCCTTCAAATCCGCACCCCCACACAAAATCCAGTGACCATTGAACCCATCACCCCGCCACCGCAGTATGACAACAAGGTGCCAGAATTAGAGTAG